In Fastidiosipila sp., a single genomic region encodes these proteins:
- a CDS encoding GntR family transcriptional regulator, with product MNHFFYSDQSIWNVLLEDIRKGRYKEKLPPETELAAELGISRTQLRDGLSVLEQDGFITRRRGIGTVINQHVVEVKTRLDLEVEFTSMIRLAGYDASEMLLTAIEVKTDIPDIAGILGVAPSTPILTTSRIVTADGEPAIFCIDYISFSIIKNFAYTREDLSLPIFHFLEKFCHTEVVMDLTEVKPILADEFVSKQLKIEIGSPLLYLDEKAYNIENEVVMYCKEYYRDGIMEHKVLRRKI from the coding sequence TTGAATCATTTTTTTTACAGCGACCAGAGCATCTGGAATGTGCTGCTTGAGGACATACGCAAGGGTCGGTACAAAGAGAAGCTCCCACCCGAAACAGAACTTGCTGCAGAACTCGGGATAAGCCGGACGCAATTACGTGACGGACTGTCGGTTCTGGAACAGGACGGGTTTATCACGCGGCGCCGCGGCATCGGCACCGTGATCAACCAGCATGTTGTCGAGGTAAAAACGCGCCTGGATCTGGAAGTAGAGTTCACCAGCATGATCCGGCTGGCAGGTTATGACGCGTCAGAAATGCTTTTAACCGCCATCGAAGTCAAGACAGACATCCCGGATATCGCAGGCATACTCGGAGTCGCACCCAGCACTCCGATACTGACCACTTCTAGGATTGTCACGGCGGATGGAGAACCGGCCATCTTTTGCATTGACTACATTTCGTTTTCAATTATCAAGAATTTTGCTTACACCCGTGAAGATTTATCCCTGCCCATTTTTCATTTTCTGGAGAAATTCTGTCACACCGAAGTCGTCATGGACCTGACGGAAGTCAAGCCGATCCTGGCCGACGAATTTGTAAGCAAACAGCTCAAGATCGAGATCGGCAGTCCGCTTCTCTACCTCGATGAAAAGGCCTACAACATTGAAAACGAAGTTGTCATGTACTGCAAGGAATACTATCGGGACGGCATCATGGAGCACAAAGTTCTTCGGAGAAAAATCTGA
- a CDS encoding bifunctional enoyl-CoA hydratase/phosphate acetyltransferase: MNEVVREMGRQRIVVAAAHDEEVLRAIDEAACRGIAQPVLIGRQDRILQIARQNKIETGTWQFIDEPDDAEACRQAVRIIRQGEAEAIMKGLVSTALLLKAILNKETGIRDRALLSHIGLFFVRKIQRFVIVTDAAMSIAPDLATKKQQIENAVEVMQLLGVDRPYVACVCALEQINEAMPATVDAAELVRMNRQGEIAGCLVGGPFALDNALFVEAARRKGISDPVAGDPHILLMPNIESGNVLYKALSFLCDSPGAGLVVGARAPVILTSRSDDHGTKLNSIILALYLAALKKGVSC; the protein is encoded by the coding sequence ATGAATGAAGTTGTACGGGAGATGGGCCGCCAGCGCATTGTCGTTGCTGCAGCACATGATGAAGAGGTCCTACGCGCAATCGATGAGGCAGCCTGCAGGGGGATCGCTCAGCCTGTTTTAATCGGACGCCAGGATCGAATTCTCCAAATTGCCAGACAAAACAAGATCGAAACCGGAACCTGGCAATTTATTGATGAACCGGACGATGCCGAGGCCTGCCGTCAGGCCGTTCGAATAATACGCCAGGGTGAAGCCGAGGCGATTATGAAGGGCCTTGTCAGCACCGCCTTGCTGCTCAAGGCCATACTCAATAAAGAAACGGGGATCAGGGACCGGGCGCTTCTTTCGCACATCGGTCTTTTTTTCGTCAGGAAAATTCAGCGTTTCGTGATCGTGACTGACGCAGCCATGAGTATCGCCCCGGACCTTGCAACAAAAAAACAGCAGATCGAAAATGCGGTCGAAGTGATGCAGCTGTTGGGTGTTGACCGGCCCTATGTTGCCTGCGTATGCGCGCTTGAGCAGATCAATGAGGCCATGCCGGCGACGGTTGACGCGGCTGAACTGGTCCGGATGAACCGCCAGGGCGAAATCGCCGGCTGCCTGGTCGGCGGCCCTTTTGCCCTTGATAATGCGCTGTTCGTGGAGGCCGCCCGCCGTAAGGGAATCTCCGATCCGGTTGCCGGCGATCCCCATATTCTGCTCATGCCCAATATCGAGTCCGGAAATGTTCTTTACAAGGCGCTTTCCTTCCTCTGCGACTCCCCGGGAGCGGGTCTTGTTGTCGGGGCCAGGGCACCCGTTATTCTTACCTCCAGGAGTGATGACCATGGGACAAAACTGAATTCCATCATCCTGGCGCTTTACCTGGCCGCCTTGAAAAAGGGTGTTTCATGCTGA
- the buk gene encoding butyrate kinase, which produces MLNLLVINPGSTSTKFGLFQDSQPVFVETVRHGPEFDGLPDLTSQRTVREALVCRGLEKHGLDPASLDAVVGRGGLLHPLAGGVYEVNDDMIDDLASCRYGTHASNLGGIMAASIAALYGLKAYIADPVIVDEMEPLARLSGWPGLERKSIFHALNQKAVARRYAKETGTTYEQLKLVVAHLGGGISVGAHRYGRVIDVNNALGGEGPYSAERSGGLPLFPVMELCFSGRHSLTELKKSFVGGGGLVAYLGTSDAVAIGREIEAGDAYARHILEGMAYQIAKEIGSAATVLGGDLDAIILTGGLAYDKRVTEWVSQRVQFIGPVIVYPGEDELTALAETVGNALAGLAPIHTYEKAQDWP; this is translated from the coding sequence ATGCTGAATTTGCTGGTCATCAATCCCGGATCGACCTCGACCAAATTTGGCTTATTTCAAGATTCCCAGCCTGTTTTTGTCGAAACTGTCCGGCATGGCCCTGAATTTGACGGCCTCCCCGATCTGACAAGTCAAAGAACGGTACGGGAGGCCCTGGTCTGCCGGGGCCTGGAAAAACATGGACTTGATCCAGCCTCCCTGGATGCGGTTGTCGGCCGTGGAGGCCTCCTTCATCCCCTTGCCGGCGGTGTCTATGAAGTCAATGATGATATGATCGATGACCTTGCCAGCTGCCGGTACGGGACACACGCCAGCAATCTGGGCGGCATCATGGCCGCTTCCATCGCTGCTCTTTATGGCCTCAAGGCCTACATTGCCGATCCGGTCATCGTGGACGAGATGGAACCGCTGGCCCGCCTCTCGGGCTGGCCTGGCCTGGAGAGGAAATCCATCTTCCATGCCTTGAACCAGAAGGCGGTAGCCCGGCGTTATGCGAAAGAGACGGGAACAACCTACGAACAGCTCAAGCTGGTGGTCGCACACCTGGGAGGCGGAATCTCTGTAGGAGCCCATCGATATGGCCGGGTCATCGACGTCAACAATGCGCTCGGCGGAGAGGGACCTTATTCGGCTGAACGTTCGGGCGGCCTGCCTCTTTTCCCTGTCATGGAGCTTTGCTTCTCGGGCAGGCACTCCCTGACGGAACTTAAGAAGTCCTTCGTGGGCGGGGGAGGTCTGGTCGCTTACCTGGGGACCAGTGATGCGGTTGCCATTGGCCGAGAAATCGAAGCGGGGGACGCGTATGCCCGGCATATTCTTGAGGGCATGGCTTACCAGATCGCCAAGGAAATCGGTTCAGCGGCAACGGTCCTTGGGGGTGACCTTGATGCCATTATTCTGACAGGCGGGCTGGCTTACGACAAACGGGTAACGGAATGGGTGAGCCAGCGGGTTCAATTTATCGGCCCTGTCATCGTCTACCCCGGCGAGGATGAACTGACGGCTCTCGCTGAAACAGTGGGAAACGCCCTGGCAGGCCTTGCGCCCATCCACACCTATGAGAAAGCACAGGATTGGCCATGA
- a CDS encoding P-loop NTPase, producing the protein MKLPDRKITILSGHFGTGKTEFAVNLAIAMARDGRKVSLVDLDIVNPYFRSAERKAELEREGVTVLATSHGGKSDLPSLPAEIMSIFIDADLQTVIDLGGDPIGARVLGYYKPQIDQTPHDFWFLINRNRPENATAEKAIACLRQTETASRQKVTGIVNSTHLGRETTAEDILEGDAFAAEIADISGLPLIYTLAKRKFENQLKSRLKGSFFPIDLYMIKPWELSNNKGGHFAWLEE; encoded by the coding sequence ATGAAACTCCCTGACCGTAAAATCACCATTCTTTCGGGTCATTTTGGTACCGGCAAAACGGAGTTTGCGGTCAATCTGGCCATCGCCATGGCCAGGGACGGCCGTAAAGTTTCCCTGGTTGATCTTGATATTGTCAACCCCTATTTTCGTTCCGCCGAACGCAAGGCTGAGCTTGAACGCGAGGGGGTTACCGTTCTGGCAACCTCGCACGGCGGCAAGTCCGACCTTCCCTCTTTGCCAGCGGAAATCATGTCGATTTTCATCGACGCTGATTTGCAGACCGTGATTGATCTTGGAGGCGATCCCATCGGGGCGCGTGTTCTTGGCTATTACAAACCGCAGATCGATCAAACGCCGCACGATTTCTGGTTCCTGATCAACCGCAACCGGCCCGAGAACGCGACGGCCGAAAAGGCCATTGCCTGCCTGCGGCAAACAGAAACAGCCAGCAGGCAAAAAGTGACCGGCATTGTCAACAGCACCCATCTGGGGCGTGAAACCACGGCAGAAGACATCCTGGAAGGAGACGCGTTCGCGGCTGAAATTGCAGACATTTCGGGCCTGCCCCTGATTTACACCCTTGCCAAAAGAAAATTCGAAAACCAACTGAAGAGCCGGCTGAAAGGCTCTTTTTTCCCGATCGATCTTTACATGATCAAACCTTGGGAACTGAGTAACAACAAGGGAGGGCATTTTGCATGGCTGGAAGAGTAA
- a CDS encoding 4Fe-4S binding protein, producing MAGRVTFRQDRCKGCGLCVHVCPVKIIVLDEEVTNRKGYHPAAIVDMDQCIACANCARMCPDSIITVERL from the coding sequence ATGGCTGGAAGAGTAACTTTCCGGCAGGACAGATGCAAAGGCTGCGGTCTTTGCGTTCACGTCTGTCCCGTCAAAATTATTGTTCTGGACGAAGAGGTAACAAACCGAAAAGGTTATCACCCGGCTGCCATCGTTGATATGGATCAATGCATCGCCTGTGCCAACTGCGCCAGGATGTGCCCCGACTCCATCATCACGGTCGAGCGCTTATAG
- the vorB gene encoding 3-methyl-2-oxobutanoate dehydrogenase subunit VorB yields the protein MAKELWKGNEAIAEAAIRAGCRCYFGYPITPQSEIPEYMALHMAEAGGVFLQSESEIAAINMVYGASGAGARVMTSSSSPGISLKQEGISYMCGAELPAVIVNVMRGGPGLGTIQPAQGDYFQATRGGGNGDYRLIVLAPATIQEVVDLMQEAFDLADKYRIPVMMLLDGMIGQMMEPVEWTRTPASDLPEKTWATTGTEGKRPPNIINSLFIDPEECNRHNQRLEAKYKKIIENEIKYSITGLEDAEILFVAYGTPSRLARAAARLLGEEGIKAGVFRPISVWPYPYQALHDAASQDSVKAVVTVEMSMGQMVDDVRIGVNGVKPVSFIGQAGGVIPSPREVAEAARKAVGR from the coding sequence ATGGCAAAAGAATTATGGAAAGGCAATGAGGCGATCGCGGAAGCAGCAATCCGGGCGGGCTGCCGCTGCTATTTTGGCTACCCCATTACGCCGCAAAGCGAAATACCCGAATACATGGCGCTTCACATGGCCGAGGCGGGCGGCGTCTTCCTCCAGTCTGAGTCTGAAATTGCCGCCATCAATATGGTCTATGGCGCGTCGGGCGCCGGCGCCCGGGTCATGACCTCGTCTTCATCACCCGGTATCAGTTTGAAGCAGGAGGGGATCTCCTATATGTGTGGAGCGGAGCTGCCCGCCGTGATCGTCAATGTCATGCGCGGAGGGCCCGGACTTGGCACTATTCAGCCCGCCCAGGGCGATTATTTTCAGGCGACGCGCGGAGGCGGCAATGGTGATTACCGGCTGATCGTTCTGGCACCGGCCACCATCCAGGAGGTGGTTGATCTCATGCAAGAAGCCTTTGATCTGGCGGACAAATATCGGATTCCCGTCATGATGCTCCTTGACGGCATGATCGGCCAGATGATGGAGCCTGTCGAGTGGACCCGCACCCCGGCTTCTGATCTACCCGAAAAGACCTGGGCGACAACAGGAACAGAGGGCAAGCGGCCGCCCAACATCATCAACTCCCTTTTCATAGATCCCGAAGAATGCAACCGTCACAATCAGCGTCTGGAAGCAAAATACAAAAAGATCATTGAAAACGAAATCAAATACAGTATCACTGGGCTGGAGGATGCCGAGATTCTCTTCGTCGCCTACGGAACCCCTTCAAGATTGGCCCGCGCGGCCGCCAGACTCCTGGGTGAAGAAGGGATCAAAGCAGGCGTTTTCCGCCCCATCTCGGTCTGGCCCTATCCCTATCAGGCGCTTCACGACGCCGCGTCGCAGGACAGCGTCAAGGCAGTGGTCACCGTGGAGATGAGCATGGGACAGATGGTTGATGACGTCAGAATCGGCGTCAACGGTGTGAAGCCTGTTTCTTTTATTGGGCAGGCCGGCGGCGTCATCCCCTCGCCCCGCGAGGTGGCCGAAGCCGCCAGGAAGGCAGTGGGGAGGTAG
- a CDS encoding 2-oxoglutarate oxidoreductase, whose translation MAIVYEKSKGLTDAEMHYCPGCTHGIIHKLVAETLVELGVLGKTIGVAPVGCAVFAYDYFNCDMHEAAHGRAPAVATGIKRVLPDHTVFTYQGDGDLAAIGTAEIIHAAMRGEKITTIFVNNAVYGMTGGQMAPTTLVGQKATTAPFGRSFEHYGAPIRMSELLATIDGAAYIQRVTVTTPAHVARAKRAIKKAFQIQEEGLGFTMIEVLSTCPTNWGMTPVEALDWLNETMVPVFPLGVFRDVTKKEA comes from the coding sequence ATGGCAATTGTCTACGAGAAATCCAAAGGATTGACTGATGCCGAGATGCATTACTGCCCCGGCTGTACACACGGCATCATCCATAAACTTGTTGCCGAGACCCTGGTCGAGCTTGGCGTGCTCGGCAAAACCATCGGCGTTGCTCCGGTTGGCTGCGCTGTCTTTGCCTATGATTATTTCAATTGCGACATGCATGAGGCCGCGCACGGCCGGGCCCCCGCTGTCGCGACCGGCATCAAGCGAGTCCTGCCTGACCATACAGTCTTCACTTACCAGGGAGATGGCGATCTTGCTGCCATCGGCACCGCTGAAATCATTCACGCCGCCATGCGCGGTGAAAAAATCACAACCATTTTTGTCAACAACGCCGTCTACGGGATGACGGGCGGCCAGATGGCGCCTACGACCCTGGTCGGTCAGAAAGCGACAACAGCCCCTTTCGGACGCTCTTTTGAGCACTACGGCGCGCCCATTCGCATGTCAGAGCTCCTGGCAACCATTGATGGGGCAGCCTACATCCAACGCGTCACCGTTACGACACCGGCCCATGTCGCCCGGGCCAAGCGGGCCATCAAGAAAGCCTTCCAAATCCAGGAAGAAGGGTTGGGCTTCACCATGATTGAAGTCTTGTCCACTTGCCCCACCAACTGGGGAATGACGCCGGTTGAGGCCTTGGACTGGCTGAACGAAACCATGGTTCCCGTTTTCCCGCTCGGTGTCTTCCGTGATGTCACCAAAAAGGAGGCATGA
- a CDS encoding 2-oxoacid:ferredoxin oxidoreductase subunit gamma: MVYNEILISGFGGQGVMAIGLTLAEAGMSEGMNVSWLPSYGPEMRGGTANCGVVIADGEIISPIVLEPSELIAMNLPSLDKFEPNVRENGTIFVNASIVKREVERGDVRAIYVPSMEIASEIGNMRVANMVMLGAFIEATKLLQYDTIVTMLKRLFTGSKAHLVALNEQALERGAACVD; encoded by the coding sequence ATGGTCTATAACGAAATCCTCATTTCCGGTTTCGGCGGCCAGGGCGTCATGGCCATCGGCCTGACCCTGGCCGAGGCCGGCATGTCCGAAGGTATGAATGTCAGCTGGCTTCCCTCTTATGGACCGGAGATGCGGGGCGGGACGGCGAACTGCGGCGTCGTCATCGCGGACGGCGAGATTATTTCACCCATTGTTCTGGAACCCAGCGAGTTGATCGCCATGAACCTGCCGTCGCTGGACAAATTCGAGCCCAATGTCAGGGAAAATGGAACCATCTTTGTCAATGCGTCAATCGTTAAAAGGGAGGTCGAACGCGGGGACGTCCGGGCAATCTATGTGCCCTCCATGGAAATAGCTTCTGAGATCGGCAACATGCGTGTGGCCAACATGGTGATGCTGGGCGCTTTTATTGAAGCAACGAAACTTTTGCAATACGACACCATCGTCACCATGCTGAAAAGACTTTTCACCGGTTCGAAAGCTCACCTGGTCGCGCTGAACGAGCAAGCGCTCGAACGCGGTGCTGCATGCGTGGATTAG
- a CDS encoding branched-chain amino acid aminotransferase yields MEITVTKTQCPKPKPEDESKLGFARTFSDHMFVIEHDAGRGWYDPRIVPYQKIALDPASPVFHYAQEIFEGAKAYALDNGEVGLFRIRDNAERMNRSADRMCMPPLDTDLQVEAINRLVDLDRDWVPKSEGTSLYLRPAMIADGSSLGAHTATRFIYFIICSPTGTYYQQGMKPIRIRIETRHVRAVKGGVGRAKTGGNYAASFKASFRAKEDGFNEVLWLDGREQKYVQEVGAMNMMFVIDGKIVTSELGDTILPGITRDSVITLAKEKGMEVIEGRIAVDYLFDAYEKGLLTEAFGTGTAAVISPVGKLAWNERTMILNNFVIGPVSLMFYEELVGIQRQRRPDTHGWTTVVPRYNN; encoded by the coding sequence ATGGAGATCACCGTCACTAAAACGCAATGTCCGAAACCGAAACCGGAAGATGAGAGCAAGCTGGGCTTTGCCCGCACTTTCAGCGACCACATGTTCGTCATCGAGCATGACGCGGGCCGGGGCTGGTATGATCCGAGGATTGTCCCCTACCAAAAAATTGCACTCGATCCGGCCTCACCGGTTTTTCACTACGCGCAGGAAATCTTTGAGGGCGCCAAAGCTTATGCCCTTGACAACGGAGAAGTCGGGCTTTTCCGGATCAGGGACAATGCCGAGCGGATGAACAGAAGCGCAGACCGTATGTGCATGCCCCCCCTCGATACCGATTTGCAAGTGGAGGCCATCAACCGGCTGGTAGATCTGGACCGTGACTGGGTTCCGAAAAGTGAGGGCACTTCCCTCTACCTGCGGCCGGCCATGATCGCCGACGGATCCAGCCTGGGCGCCCACACAGCGACGCGCTTCATCTACTTCATTATCTGCTCTCCTACCGGAACCTATTACCAGCAGGGGATGAAACCCATCCGGATCCGAATCGAGACCCGTCATGTCCGCGCGGTCAAGGGGGGTGTCGGCCGCGCTAAAACAGGCGGTAACTACGCGGCAAGCTTCAAGGCATCTTTCCGGGCCAAAGAGGATGGCTTCAACGAAGTCCTCTGGCTGGACGGGCGCGAGCAGAAATACGTGCAGGAAGTGGGCGCCATGAATATGATGTTTGTCATCGATGGCAAAATCGTTACCTCGGAATTAGGAGATACCATCCTGCCCGGCATCACGCGGGACTCCGTCATCACCCTGGCTAAAGAAAAGGGCATGGAGGTCATTGAAGGCCGGATCGCTGTCGATTACCTTTTTGATGCCTACGAGAAAGGCCTTCTGACGGAAGCGTTCGGAACAGGCACGGCCGCAGTAATCTCCCCGGTCGGCAAACTGGCCTGGAATGAGCGGACCATGATCCTCAACAATTTCGTCATCGGGCCCGTTTCGCTGATGTTCTATGAAGAACTGGTGGGAATCCAGCGGCAGCGCAGGCCTGACACACATGGATGGACCACCGTGGTGCCTAGATATAACAATTAG
- a CDS encoding glycerate kinase: MKKILLIPDSFKGTMTALTVCGIMEEVISRHYPDAQVVSLPIADGGEGSVDSFLYALGGQKIPLRVKGPDFDELDAFYGLIDQGRTAVIEMAACAGLPLAGDENNPLFSTTYGVGQLMLDAARRGAGRIILGLGGSATNDGGCGAAAAAGIRFLKKSGEAFIPVGDTLYLIDRIDSSGKNEKLDGLPITAMCDVENPLYGPQGAAVVFAPQKGADENAVKKLDAGLQHLARLILRDLGLDVAKLPGAGAAGGMGAGARAFFSASLMPGIEVVLDAVGFEKLAADADLILTGEGRIDRQSLDGKAVVGVARRAKELGVPVVAVAGDIGDGIEAIYDEGVSGIFTTNRLALDFKLARERSERDLALTLDNLMRFLKRLGF; the protein is encoded by the coding sequence ATGAAAAAGATTCTCCTGATTCCCGATTCTTTCAAGGGGACCATGACGGCCCTGACGGTATGCGGGATTATGGAAGAGGTCATTTCGCGTCATTATCCGGACGCCCAGGTGGTCAGTTTGCCCATTGCCGACGGCGGAGAAGGGAGCGTTGACAGCTTTCTTTACGCCTTGGGCGGCCAAAAAATCCCTTTGCGGGTCAAAGGTCCTGATTTTGATGAACTGGACGCTTTCTACGGCCTGATTGATCAGGGCAGGACAGCCGTTATTGAGATGGCAGCCTGCGCCGGCCTGCCGCTTGCGGGAGATGAAAATAACCCGCTCTTTAGCACCACATACGGGGTCGGGCAGCTGATGCTGGACGCGGCCCGGCGGGGTGCCGGACGGATCATTCTGGGCCTTGGCGGGAGCGCCACCAATGACGGGGGCTGTGGCGCGGCCGCAGCGGCAGGCATCCGCTTCCTCAAAAAATCAGGGGAGGCCTTTATCCCGGTAGGGGATACCCTCTATCTAATCGACCGGATCGATTCAAGCGGCAAAAATGAAAAACTGGACGGCCTGCCCATAACTGCCATGTGCGATGTGGAAAATCCGCTGTATGGCCCACAAGGGGCGGCTGTTGTCTTTGCTCCTCAAAAAGGCGCCGATGAGAACGCTGTAAAAAAACTGGATGCCGGTCTTCAACATTTGGCCAGACTTATCTTGAGGGATCTCGGCCTCGATGTGGCGAAGCTTCCCGGAGCGGGTGCCGCTGGTGGCATGGGTGCCGGCGCTCGCGCTTTTTTCTCGGCTTCCTTGATGCCGGGTATTGAAGTGGTGCTGGATGCCGTTGGTTTTGAAAAGCTTGCCGCGGATGCCGATCTGATTCTGACAGGCGAGGGCAGGATTGATCGGCAGAGCCTTGACGGCAAAGCGGTTGTTGGTGTCGCGCGCCGGGCAAAAGAGCTGGGCGTGCCGGTCGTGGCTGTGGCGGGTGATATCGGGGATGGTATCGAAGCCATCTATGACGAGGGGGTGAGTGGCATTTTCACCACCAACCGCCTGGCTCTTGATTTTAAGCTGGCCAGGGAACGCAGCGAGCGTGACCTGGCCCTGACCCTTGATAACCTGATGCGTTTTCTCAAGCGGTTGGGTTTTTGA
- a CDS encoding TldD/PmbA family protein, with translation MKKLMEKASLGLNALCEGGAEQAICAVSRGEVREINAAWGEFSLYRTLFNDSVSFMAIHEQRRGVLTQNKVEDQDILQGAKRCLEAAQAADPDDAWQLAPALPEQSFEEGPLVCDEETLLKRSRELLDHIKERYPAICVEEMYVGHSLSESCAIYSTGSRFLSRRADYSVSLMFNAQEGDKTSSFYGSEVTFDSLDRPLIELGSLEEDLALVSGQIYTTAPQGNFEGVVVLTPACLGSLLYSCISNFVSDAVILDGTSIWREKLHKEVADPRFSLYLAPHHPAIIGGERYTPEGYLSEDYAVIEQGVLKSFCLSDYTARKTGLERSKNGSLGNFVVNPGLESIDAIIKGVDRGILVGRFSGGNPGTSGDFSGVAKNAFLIEKGKIGPALSETMVSGNLADLLLNIRGISSEVVKDGSSVLPWIAFDGVIISGK, from the coding sequence ATGAAGAAGTTGATGGAAAAAGCCAGCTTGGGATTGAATGCGCTGTGTGAGGGCGGGGCAGAACAGGCGATTTGTGCCGTGTCCCGTGGGGAAGTTCGCGAGATCAACGCGGCATGGGGAGAGTTCAGTCTCTACCGCACCCTCTTCAATGATTCAGTCAGCTTCATGGCCATCCATGAACAAAGGCGGGGTGTGCTGACCCAAAACAAGGTAGAAGACCAGGACATCCTGCAAGGAGCCAAGCGATGCCTGGAGGCTGCCCAAGCTGCCGATCCCGATGATGCCTGGCAGCTTGCCCCGGCGCTTCCTGAACAATCCTTCGAGGAAGGACCGCTGGTTTGCGACGAGGAAACCCTGCTCAAGCGAAGCCGCGAGCTCCTGGACCACATCAAGGAACGCTACCCCGCCATTTGTGTTGAAGAGATGTACGTTGGGCACAGCCTGAGTGAAAGCTGCGCGATCTACTCGACGGGCAGCCGCTTTCTGTCACGCCGGGCTGACTATTCGGTCAGTCTGATGTTTAACGCCCAGGAAGGGGACAAGACTTCATCTTTTTATGGGTCGGAAGTCACTTTTGACTCACTGGACCGGCCTCTCATCGAGCTCGGTTCCCTGGAGGAAGACCTTGCTTTGGTTTCGGGACAAATTTACACGACCGCTCCCCAGGGCAATTTCGAGGGGGTCGTGGTGTTGACACCGGCATGCTTGGGCAGCCTCCTTTACAGCTGCATCAGCAACTTTGTCTCCGATGCGGTCATCCTGGACGGCACCAGTATCTGGCGGGAAAAATTGCATAAAGAAGTGGCAGATCCCCGTTTTTCCCTCTACCTGGCCCCGCACCACCCCGCCATCATCGGAGGAGAGCGCTACACGCCTGAAGGTTACCTGTCAGAAGATTACGCGGTTATCGAGCAAGGGGTTTTAAAAAGTTTCTGTCTTTCCGATTACACGGCCAGAAAGACGGGGCTTGAGCGGTCCAAAAACGGGTCCTTGGGCAATTTCGTGGTCAATCCGGGCCTGGAATCAATCGATGCCATCATCAAGGGGGTCGACAGGGGCATCCTGGTGGGGCGTTTCTCGGGGGGCAATCCGGGGACTAGCGGCGATTTCTCGGGTGTTGCCAAAAATGCCTTCCTGATCGAAAAGGGCAAGATCGGACCGGCTCTCAGTGAGACCATGGTCAGCGGCAACTTGGCTGATCTTCTCTTGAATATTCGGGGGATCTCCTCTGAAGTGGTCAAAGATGGGAGTTCAGTCCTTCCTTGGATTGCCTTTGACGGGGTGATAATCTCGGGGAAATAG